ATTAATTTTTGAGGACCGAGCAGGTCGCGAAACAGAGGAATTATGGCAGAAAGTTAGACTATGTTCTTCACTATGGACCTCGACTTCTTCAGTCTTTAGAGATATCTCCTTTAGGGTTATTTGGCTGGATTGGAAAGCAGCCATTTCCTAGCTATAGGTTGTGGGCGCGCTACTGGGGTTCTTTTGCTAGTAGCTTAGGGTTTTGTTCAGTCTAGTTGCTCTTTCTTTGTGGCCACGTTGGCCATCTCTGTATTTTATTGTCTATTgcaataaaatttgtttcgttttcaaaaaaatgtaGGTATTCTGCTGTTATACTTAAACAAGGATAGCCTCTGAGTTCTGTTTATTCCTGAGGATTGGTACCTTCAATGGGAATTCTTTTTCAGTGGCCACATTGTTTTGATATAATTTCGTACAGCAAGTTTTGATGTATTATGTCATTGTATCTCATTCTCTGTACATGGGTATATATGTCTCAACTTGAAATTGTTTGAAGAATATTTTTGTGCTGACACAGAACATTGTATTATGCAGTTTGTGGCTAGGCTAACCAAAGACATAGTTGAAACGTACCATATATGCAATCCACAGTTTAAGTATTCAGAAGAATTGAATCCAAAGAGATACTTGACCAGCCCATCAATTGGAGTACTCAACGATGGCTATGATAATGTTAACTCAGATCTTATTCTGACTGTAAACTTTGTCTTGGTCAATCTAGACACGCAGCGAAGGTGTGTTCTTAtctgtgttttttcttttcatgctATGTTGACTGACTTTAAAGGAACCTGTTCCTCGTTTTTGCTTCACTGCTTTGTGTTTcaaggtaattttttttttttcaaatttaatcccttatttgatcttgttTTTTGATTTTCCAAAATGGTATCAGAGCGACTTGTCTATATAGATTATAGCATCTTGTGTGCTtcacttcttttctttgtaattCAGTTTAATGCTATGTTTCATAGTCCATGTGCTATTTCGTGCTGCTTAATATACATTGTTGAGCCCATTTCCTTTTCGACCAATCTTATGGTGCAATAAGTTATCTAACGCGCTTAGCATGGTagtatttcaaatttcatcaaGCCTTTGTGCTTGTAAATTCATCAAGTTTGTTCTTGTGATGTCTCACAGTtaaaagttaacaaaaatGGGAACATGTCGTTAATTATAAAGGAATGGCAGAGATAGCAAATGTATTTACAAATTTATGTTATAATCTGTACTTCCCATGGTGGCCCAACATCAGACTAACTTAGACCTTTTCAgttagtatttaatttttaggGCTTTTCCCCTTGCTCTTTTCAGATACGTTGTCAAAGATGTTCTTGGCCATGGGACATTTGGCCAGGTTGCTAAATGCTGGGTTCCAGAGACTAACAGCTTTGTAGCtgtgaaaatcataaaaaatcaACCAGCATACTATCAACAAGCCCTGGTTGAAGTATCCATTTTGACAACGGTAATGCTATTCTCTTTTTTCAGTCGGTCCCTCATGTTCACTTTCTTACTGTttgctttactttttctttgcaGTTAAATAAGAAGTACGATCCTGAGGATAAGCATCACATAGTTCGTATTTATGATCACTTTGTATATCATCGTCATTTGTGCATTTGCTTTGAACTGCTGGATACGAATCTGTAAGTCACTGACACTACCTATTTAGTTGTGAGTTGAACTCAATGTAACTTGATGCACCATTTAATCCCTTAATGattgaaattgttgttttagtttttcccCGCACATCGTTTTGACATTTTGCAGTTATTCAGGTATGAGCTTATCAAGATAAATCATTTCAGGGGACTATCCCTGACCATTGTCCAATTGTTTTCTAAACAAGTATGATAGTTCTTGCttgtatttgattttaaacattttGTCTCATTGACGTTACTATATCTTAACccttattttctctcttttcccttTTCGGTAATATTTGCTTTAAAATAGATTCTACATGGATTGGCTCTGTTAAAAGATGCTGGGATAATTCACTGTGATCTGAAGCCAGAAAACATTCTTTTGTGCACAAGGTGAGTTACTTTTAATGATAAATTTGGGACTATTTTTGTTATAGATCTGTTTCATTTTAATCTCTGCATATTTTCCCTTGATGCAACAGTGTTAAGCCAgcagaaattaaaattattgacTTTGGATCAGCATGTATGGAAGATCGAACTGTTTACTCCTACATTCAGGTTTGCATTACTGCATACTCCCCAGGCTTATCGAAGTCTTATCTTTCATAGAAGGGTCTCTTAGATGCTACTTTTCATTTGTTCTGCAGAGTCGTTACTACAGATCTCCGGAAGTTCTTCTTGGATACCAGTATCCTTGAAAATGAATTGAcgttttgtaattaatttactaGTTATTCTGTCTCTTTGGTTTTGATCTTGATTGGGAAAAATCATAATCAAACCCATCAGCAACCTGGCTATGGGTTTCATCTAAGGttgaccttttattttctgttatcaatttttatttatttatttttctaaaggtAATGTCAATGCAAGCCTGATAAGATCACATTAGTAGGCTAACAGTGTTGTTACTGCAGTCCCAACTGAACATCTGGTCTGGTCTAAGTTGTTCCAGCTGGACCTTGGATTGCCGACTTCTGGAGTTGGCTTAAGCTTTGTGACCCTTGCGACTTTGGCCTCAAAAATCATCTGAGCTGCATTATTACTATCTTGCCTTTatattctttatttgttttgcaggCTGCAACTTTCCTAAGAATGTCTAAACCTAGTGGTCCTGAAAATGTGGAGTGATGGTTGTATCTGTAGATAATATTCTAACTTCATATTTGATGGATTAGATGTTTAAACTTGGGTCCAGTTTTTATACTCATACTTTTTTATATCGGGATTTTTGTGGTACTTAACCCCTTTCCAGATATACCACTTCTATTGATATGTGGTCCTTTGGATGTATAGTTGCTGAATTGTTTCTGGGATTGCCATTATTCCCAGGAGCTTCAGAATTTGACCTCCTAAGGCGAATGATTGAAATACTTGGGTATGCCTTTTTCTTTCGTGTTAGTAATTTAAGGAAGGGACctaatttcatttatttattaggTAGGATTATAATATGCATGATATTTTAcgttttctttgtttactttttttatcATTATGATTCCCCTTGTTTTCATGAAATGCTGTTTAATTAAGGGCTTATTTAGCTTTTGCAgtggttttaaaaatatccAATGAAAAATTCTGATTCTTTCCTATGAAATTAGTTCTATTGAGTATTGAATCAAGATTTCACCTGAAAGCTTTATCTCTATGCCTAATATTAATAATGCTCTTTgttctcctcttctttctttgttattcATCTTATCTCAACCTTGACCTCTGACTGGAGTTTCCGTAGTTAATATTTTCTTGCCATATGAGTCCCAATCAAATAAGATTTCTCctattttctatttgaaaTCCTAACCCCCATGGCTTTCCCTAAATTTTAGACCAATAGATAATTTTTAGATTACAGTTTGTACTTTATGTCCAATTTTAGCCTCCAATTCATTATTGGCTGGGATTTTGTCTGGGAGAAGAGACCATTTAATGACTTGGGATATTGTTTAGAAACCAAAAGAGAAAGGGGGTTAGCTATGGGAAATTATTAAAAAGGAATAATGCATAGCACAGTTATTGGttatcattttctcaaaattgATATTTTGTATGGTTGTCATATTGTAGAGGACAACCCCCTGATTGTGTACTCAAGGAGGCAAAAAACACGAGCAAGTTCTTTAAGTGCATTCGGAGTGTGCACAATGTGGAGAATGGGGAACTTTCTGCAAGTGGAAAAAGTGCTTATCAAGCACTAACAGAAGAAGAATATGAAGCTGTAAGTTTCTGTAGtatagaatttttttggaaaatgaaaCTTTTGGTTAGGAGAAAAGGATCCTATAGAGAGCTAGAGAAATGAGAAACAAATGATGAACATTACACGTGTATTGGTTCAATTCATCTATGAGTCTAACtcatatttcttttcaaatttctctGAATTTACAATGGTGGAACCATTCTAAGATTTTAGTAATTCTTGACcccccctttttcttttgtttcataaattatcataatataaattttgttttttaaaatattctgaattttaatattttctttttagttctTATGCTCAATGGTTTCTGTTCAGAGAGAGTTGAAAAGACCATCAATCGGGAAAGAGTATTTTAATCGTATGAACCTCGAAGAAATTGTTACAAACTATCCGTATAGAAAGAACTTACCTAAGGAAGACGTGGTTAAAGGTTTGCTTTATGCTTTTGAATATTCAAAGCTGATGACACTGAAGCAGTTCTACTTAATGCTTAACTGCTTTCTCTTATTGAAGTTAGTAATGCTGTTGCATGATATCAAATATGTGCAGAAAGTCAAATACGTCTAgctttggttgattttttgaAGGGACTTGTTGAGTTTGATCCTGCAAAACGCTGGTCGCCTTTTCAGGTTGCTAATTGTCCTCTCTGCTACTTTATTTCTGATACACTGTAAATAATTACACGCAAATGGATTTTGAGTTGGACTTGTACCTGCAGGCTTCAAAACACCCTTTTGTTACAGGAGAACCTTTTACACGCCCTTATAAACCTCCCTTGGAGACCCCTCGCATGGTAAGTGGGCCCATTTATGAACTGTGTAAATCTTTTCAAGCCACACTCAGATATCAAATGTAATTGTGCTTGGTTTCTTCTTAATTGATACATCGATTAATGTGATAGGTTTTGGCATAATCTGATATTGCTTTAGTTCGTGAGTGAATgtaattgtatatatatatatatatatatatatatatatatatatatatatatatgcttgttaATGAAATACGCAGGTAGTGATGAAAAGTTgatttgaaattggttttataTTCTAGCTGTAGTTTAACATCTTTAAATATGCTTTTGAGTCTCATACTGAATGAGTGAGGATCACCTCATCCTACATCCTGAGTTTCAGCCATACTTATGAAATTTGTACCGGGACTAGGTTGCTTATTGCAGTAGTTAGTTATTGGCTGCGTTAGAAGTTCTGCAGGATATAATACTAACCTGCTTTTCTTtatctctcttcttctttgtctttgaCCTCCTTGTCCTCTTATTTTCCCTTAGCCTGTTGCTCAAAACATAAGGGTGGATCATCACCCTGGTGGGGGCCATTGGTTTGCTGCTGGTCTCTCTCCTAATGTAAGCTTGCCGCTCCTAAAAATGTCgttgcttttatttttagcTTGTCTATAATAATCATCTCAGCTATAACTGTACTTTGATTCTTCAGATTCCAGGTAGAAATAGAGTCTCCATGCATAGCAGCCCACATTTTCAGGTGGTGCCATATGCACATGCTAATAGCTATGGCAGTGTAGGAAGCCATGGTAGTTATAATGATGGTACTGGACTAGGAAGCAGCTATGGAAGTTATGGAGATACTAGTAATGTGTTCGCTTATTATTCTCCGGTTGGCCCATCTGGGATGAACATGCATGCACAAGGCAATGTGCCGATGCTCGGAAGTAGCCCGGATGCAAGACGGAGGATTATTCAATATTCACATGGAAATGGACTTGGTATGAGTCCTTCGGCAGGAAGTTTTGCTCCTCTGCCACTAGGCACTAGTCCTTCACAATTTACTCCACCAAGCTCCTACAGTCAAGTTTCTGCCGGCTCGCCAGGACATTATGGTCCCACTTCTCCAGCAAGAGGCAGTTGTCATGGTTCACCTTTAGGAAAGATGGCTGCAGTTAGCCAGTTTAATAGACGAAAAAGCTGGGGATATCCTGGAGGTTCTCAAACTCAAGAGAGTTCATCTTCACACTGGCAAGGGCAAGCAACTGACGGCACCAGTTCTAACCAAGCTGAGGGGAACTCTCAAATACTAGGTAGTTCACCATCACATCTGCATTTAAACGCTAATGCTGGAAGCTGGAAGCAGCAGCGAGGAGGCAGTGGTATTTCTCCTGGTTACTTAGCCATTCAGAGCATGCCAGCTTCCTTCACAGTTGGTTCAAATATGCAATTCCCAAATACCACGGGAGTGGCTCATGAAAAGCCTGAGGCTAGCCTGTCATTGCCTGATCCTGGGGATTGGGATCCCAATTATAGGTAAGTGGGCAGTATATCTTCTAAGGGGTTTTAGTAGTAAGCCCCGAAAAGGAACACTATTTTAGCAATAAACCTCTAATGGTTTAATACTTATTTCTAAGCCCTcatctttttctattttaagaCTGGCCTTTCTGGGTAAAAGTTTTATTATAATCCCCATTTAGGGCCTAAGAATAAATATTGACAGTGTTTTTACTAAGTTTCCCATCTTTTAGTCGCTACAAAGATATGATTCCTATGAGTGTGCTGCAtgcttttctttcattaatagTTGTTTGCTGTCAAAATTTAGGTATCAAGCGTACAGAGAACTATATTTGTGAGCCTCAATAAGAGTAGGACCCTGTATGATGATGGTTTTATGACTCAGCATGACCAATTTTAGCCTTTCGCTGACCCCTTTCTGAGTTTGTAAAGGCGCTAGACCAGATAACCCAAAGACATAGGGCCAACTGTTAGTTCCATGAAGCTTACTGCATGGTTGGGGAATGACCATAGCCTGGGTTCTCTTCATTGTATGTAATTCATTGTGACCTATAAGATCTCCTACCATATAATTAAGCCAGTCATGGTAATCTTTGACTTTTTCAACAACGTGCATCTTAATCAAGAATGATATAGTACAAAGTTATTGCATTGTTTCCATGGTTAAGCAAACCTTATATTGGTTTATCCATAGATAATTTTGACCATAATGGGAGTGTCTACTACGTAGCAAGAATGTTAAAGTTGAATGCCAATTTCATTGCTAACCATTCGTTGGGCTTCCTCACGGGTTTTCATCTAGGCTCAACTCAAGCAGTTGGTTTACTTGTTGAATTCTTGTATCAACCTCGTATTTCTTCTGAATTTAATGTgcattcttctttcttctgtcTTTCCATTCTCATTCCAGTGATGAACTTCTTCTACAAGAAGATGGTTCAGATGTAAGCTGCTTTACTACTGAGTTCAGCCAAGGCATGCATCTTAATTCTGCAGAAAAATTGGTTGGGGCGGGAAGATTTAATCGTGTGTCAAATACGAGCGCAGGCCTATCCTTTCAAAGGTAAGTTGTATCTTCTATCTATCAAGTTTATTCACTTAGTTAGTCTGAAATTATGTGAGCAAGTTTATGTATACAAGTATTTACCACATGACTGATGCAGTCTGTAGAGTCTGCAATAACACTAACTCATGTGGATTGATctgcaatgaaataattacTTGCCTTGTTTTCCTCAGCTGAAAATTATATGTATACAAGTATATTGCAAATAACTGATGTAGTATTCGGTGTTCTTTTAAAATGTGGGGATGAACTGCAACAATATATTCAAATGTTTCCTCCTGCAAAATGCTTTACTGTGCTATTTGCTATTAATGGAGGTTTCTAATGATGAACAAGTTTCCTAATGAGAAGAGGCAGAATGTTACAATTGACACATTTCCGTACTTGTCTTTTGGAATAGAGTTCTTTCTCCTATTCTTATTTCTTTGGTCCCTCTGCATATTGATTACAATTGTCTACCATCTCTTCAGACAAAATGGGCCCATTCAATCGTATTCACATGCAGAGGTGGGTAGCCCTCCTTCAACTAATGAACCACTTGCTGGATACGCACGCTTGCCAAAACCTTCTCATTTTCCACATATATCACAAAATTCTCCAAGCCGGTTGGGACAGCAATATCAGCGGTCCAGTCAAGGAAGACCCACCAATTCTCGTGGTGGTGATTGGAATCATATGAAGGTGCAGGCTCCTCCTCCCAA
The Prunus dulcis chromosome 2, ALMONDv2, whole genome shotgun sequence DNA segment above includes these coding regions:
- the LOC117617605 gene encoding dual specificity protein kinase YAK1 homolog is translated as MDELSPSPQSKDSAASLWRPSQLVFGPYSTQTQSEAPNSKSQTLRVVVTKPFVARLTKDIVETYHICNPQFKYSEELNPKRYLTSPSIGVLNDGYDNVNSDLILTVNFVLVNLDTQRRYVVKDVLGHGTFGQVAKCWVPETNSFVAVKIIKNQPAYYQQALVEVSILTTLNKKYDPEDKHHIVRIYDHFVYHRHLCICFELLDTNLYELIKINHFRGLSLTIVQLFSKQILHGLALLKDAGIIHCDLKPENILLCTSVKPAEIKIIDFGSACMEDRTVYSYIQSRYYRSPEVLLGYQYTTSIDMWSFGCIVAELFLGLPLFPGASEFDLLRRMIEILGGQPPDCVLKEAKNTSKFFKCIRSVHNVENGELSASGKSAYQALTEEEYEARELKRPSIGKEYFNRMNLEEIVTNYPYRKNLPKEDVVKESQIRLALVDFLKGLVEFDPAKRWSPFQASKHPFVTGEPFTRPYKPPLETPRMPVAQNIRVDHHPGGGHWFAAGLSPNIPGRNRVSMHSSPHFQVVPYAHANSYGSVGSHGSYNDGTGLGSSYGSYGDTSNVFAYYSPVGPSGMNMHAQGNVPMLGSSPDARRRIIQYSHGNGLGMSPSAGSFAPLPLGTSPSQFTPPSSYSQVSAGSPGHYGPTSPARGSCHGSPLGKMAAVSQFNRRKSWGYPGGSQTQESSSSHWQGQATDGTSSNQAEGNSQILGSSPSHLHLNANAGSWKQQRGGSGISPGYLAIQSMPASFTVGSNMQFPNTTGVAHEKPEASLSLPDPGDWDPNYSDELLLQEDGSDVSCFTTEFSQGMHLNSAEKLVGAGRFNRVSNTSAGLSFQRQNGPIQSYSHAEVGSPPSTNEPLAGYARLPKPSHFPHISQNSPSRLGQQYQRSSQGRPTNSRGGDWNHMKVQAPPPNFNSGGPLSPGNSSFSNGMSWGRRASHPVTSIPPASRGRKDYGRIA